GGGATTCGCGTATTTCCCCCAGTTGAAAGCCCCGCCCGTCTCAAAGAGCCCCAGCCACGTCTCGGGGTCGTTGTAATCCGCCCCCCACCGGGTATAGGCGACCTCGAAGTCCCCCCGACGCATGCGTGCGAGGCGGTCCTTAAACGTCACCTGCTTGAGTTCCACCTCAACACCGAGGTTTTGCTTCCAAGAGGCTTTGAGAAATTCCGCAGCCTTACGCGCCGTCTCGTTGTCGTCATGGAGGAGGGTGAAGCGGAACTTCTCAAGCGGGATCCCCGACTCGCGCAGACCTTCCTCGAGGAGCTTCTTGGCCTCTTCCTTGAGCGAAGGATTCCCCCCGACGTCCTGAAAGAGCGGGCCGCCAAACATCTTTTTGCTCCAGTCGCGGAAGGTCGTATCCGCCCCGGCCCAAGCCGGTTCGCCCTCGGGGACGAGCCCGTAGGCAGCTGGGGAGCCGTTCTGAAGTACAGTCTCCACGTAAGACTTGCGGTCGACGGCATAGGCGAGCGCCTTACGCACCTTTGCGTTTTGAAACGGCGGCTTCTCGAAGTTGAACATGAGAAAATATGTGAAGTACTCCACAAAGGCGTGGTAGTCGTCGCGCTGGCGGTACTTCGGCGCGAGATCGCCGGAGAGCACCACGCGGTCGATCTGGCCTACTTCGTACAGATGCACGGCGGTATTCACGTCTTTCAGGACGTTCAAGGTGACGCGCTCGAGGTTTACCGAGTCCCGATCCCAATAGTTCGGGTTCTTCGTAAGTACCACGTGAGACCCGTGCACCCACTCCGAGATCACAAAGGGACCGTTGTACAAAAGTGAGGAAGCTTCCGAGGCGTACTTCTCGCGGTTTTCCGCGTAAAACCTCTCGTTCAAGGGGAAGTACGTGGGGAAGGCTAAAAGTTCATAGATGTAGGGTATGGGTTTGAGAAGCGTGAATTTCCAACGTATGCTCGTCTTTGGCCTTTGCTCCCACGGCGTCGAAGGTCACCTCGGGAACCGTTTCCAACTTTTCGCCGTAGACGACCTCCGCGGGCGTCTTGTCTCCGTACGCCTTTTGGTAACCGGCGGGATCCGACGCCTGCTCCTTTACGAGCATTTGGTAACGCTGGTAATCCGCGTACGCCTTTGCCCCTGCAATGTAGTCCGTGAGGAGAAAGGAGTACTCCGACGCCGTCTCCGGCGCGAGGACCCGTTTCCACCCCGCGAGAAAGTCTTGGGCCGTCACGGGGTCGCCGTTGGACCACTTTGCGTCCTTGCGCAGGTGGAAGGTATACACCGTACCGTCTGGTGATACCTCCCAGCGTTCCGCCATACCCGGATGAGGCTTGCCGTCCGGACCGATGCGCACGAGGCCCTCTTGCACGGCGTTCAAAATGTCGATGGATACGGCGTCCGTAGTCTTCTGAGCGTCGAGCTCAGGTGGCTCGTCCATGAGCGGAAGGCGAAGAACCTGTCCCTTAGGTGCGGAAGCGTCGGCACTTCCCGCATTGGACCCGGGAGTGCGGCCGCACCCCGCCAGAAAGAGGGCGAAGGCCGCAAACAACACAACCCATTTGCGCACGCCGTTCACCTCCGAAGGTTCGCTTCCCCCCTCTTTTAAACCCGGCACAAGAGGGGAGAGACCTAAATGCCGAAAGCGATAGAGAAAGCGGGGCGAAGCCCGAAGGCCTCGCCCCACTGCAGGGATGCCGTGGCAATCTCGAGGGATCCGCGGCAACCTCACTTCTTGGCCGACGTGTCGATGTACGCCCACTTGAACTCGAGGTCCGGCCCGGAAGCGCGTTGGATCAGGTTCTTCACATACGGCTGCTGGAGGTACGAAATCACGCGGTAGTAGACGGGGGCGATCCCCATGTCGTCCTGGATGAGAATCTTTTCCGCCTCTGCGTAAGCGTTTGTCCGCTTCGTGAGGTCCGTGCCCGCCGTCCGCGCCTTTTTGAGGGCCTCGTCGTAAGCGGGGTTGGAATACTTCCCGTAGTTGAACGGATTCCCCTTTTCAAAGAGGCCAAACCACGTCTCCGGGTCGTCGTAGTCCGCACCCCACCCGGCCAGAACTACGGTGAAGTCGCCGGTCTTCATGCGGTTCAGCCGCTCCTTGAAGACCACGGTTTTGATCTCCACGTCGATCCCCAGGTTTTCCTTCCACATCGACTTAAAGAACTCGGCGGACTTCCGGGCGACGTCGGAGTCGTCCGTGAGGTACTCGAAGGTGAACTTCGCCGGATCGATCCCCGATTCGCGCAGACCCTCTTCGAGGAGCTTCTTGGCCTCAGCCTTGAGTGCCGGGTTCCCCCCGACGTCCTGGAAGAGCGGGCCGCCAAACATCTTTTTGCTCCAGTCGCGGAAAGTCGTGTCCGCCCCGGCCCAGGCGGGCTCCGTCTCGGGGACGAGGCCGTAGGCGGGAACGGAGTCCGTCTGAAGGACCGTCTGGATAAACGCCTTGCGGTCGATGGCGTAGGCGAGCGCCTTGCGCACCTTTGCGTTGTCGAAGGGCTTCTTTTGCGTGTTGAACTGGAGGTAGAAGGTTACGTACTGCACAAAGGTGTGGTAATCGGGACGGTCTTTGTACTTGGGAACCTGTTCCGAGGCAAGTCCCGTCCGGTCTACCTTACCCGTGAGGTAGAGGTTGACCGCCGTGTTGACATCCTTCACGACGTCGAAGGTGATCTTGTCGAGCTTTACCGTGTCCTTGTCCCAGTAGTTGGGGTTCTTCGTGAGCACGACCTTGGACCCGTGTGCCCACTCCGAAAGGACGAAGGGCCCGTTGTACAGGAGGTATTGCGGATCGGAGCCGTACTTCTCCTTGTTGGCCGTGTAGAACTTCTCGTTCAGGGGGAAGTACGTCGGGAAGGCCAAGAGGTCGAAGAAGTAGGGGATCGGCTCCTTGAGCGTAATCTCGATCGTATAGTCGTCCTTGGCTTTAAGGGCTACGGCGTCGAAGGTCACCTCGGGTACCGCGTCCATCTTCTTGCCGTAGACGACTTCCGCAGGGGTCTTGTCGCCGTGTGCCTTTTGGTATTCGTCCGGCGACTTCTCCGCCTGCTCCTTGAACATGAGGTACCGCTGGTAGTTGTAGTAGTCTTCCGCACCCACGACGTAGTCTGTGATGAGGTTCGCATACTCCGCAGCCATGTGCGGGTCGAGGACGAGCTTCCAACCCGCAAGGAAGTCCTTTGCCGTCACGGGGTCGCCGTTGGACCACTTCGCGTCCTTGCGCAGGTGGAAGGTATACGTCTTCCCGTCGGAAGACACCTCCCACTTTTCCGCCATACCCGGAACCGGCTTCCCGTCGGGGCCAAGCCGCACGAGCCCCTCCTGCACCGCGCTGAGGAGCATGATGGAGATCGTATCCGTAGTCGTTTGGGCGACCATGTCCGGCGGCTCGTCGCCGATCATAAGCCGGAGCACCTGACCCTCGGAAGCCGGCGCTTGGGCCTTCCCACCGCAGCCTCCGAGTACGGCGGCCGCCGCGAAGAGCAGCGCCAGGAAAAACGCCGCCCCACGCCATACTGCGCGTCCGTGCATTCGAACCCCCCCTAAGGTCTCGCTCTCGGGCACAGCTCCTCTGGCCCGTGATGTACACTCACTATAGCGAAACCGTTTTCCAAAGGCAATGCCCGGGATGAAGAAAGATCGACACAAGAAATCCTTTCCGCGAGAGGGGGTGCCGCGTGTTCCCCTGCGATCTCCGCACGTGCCTTGACTACGGGTTTTTGGGAGGGCTCGCCCTTTTCTCGGCAGGAGGGGTCCTCTACCTGATCACCTCACCCGGCTGGGCCTTCGTCCGCTACGCCTGGCGCCAGCTGTACCCTTTTGTGTCCCCGGAACAAGACCCCCCTTTCCTCGAGAACCCCTCTCCCCTCCGCAGGGCCGCCTATTGGCTGCTCGGAATCGGCGGAGCGGTGATGCTCGTGTTCCTCGCGGCGACCCTCGGGCTGTGGCGAGAGTAACGGAAGAGCGGCGCGCGTCTCCCGGCGCGGCAAACCCCGGAAACCTGGCATCCCCCACCCGCGTACGTATGGGAGAAGGAAGGTATCGGCGAATCTGACGCACCAGCAGTTGCCCTTCCCGCATATGTACAGGAAAAGGGCAGTACAAGAGTACCTGCGGACGGAAGGCGGGAGCCCTTCCCGCGTATGCACAGGAAAAGGCGGGGTCTCGTTTTGTCACGGATTGGGCGGAGAGCTCGCTTTCGCGGATAAACGGGGAAGGGCTGGGGGGAAAGATCGCCTTCCCACGCGTGCGGGACAAAGGGAGGCGGGTGAAGTGCTCGAGTGGATGCGCGGCGTCCTCGGCCGGGCAAAGGAATTTTTCCGCGCCGTACTCTTACCGGTGATCCTCGTGTACTTCCTCCGCACGCTCATCTCGCCCACGACGTTTGACGTCTTCGTGCTCCTCGTCCTCTTTCTCCTCTACGTCGGCGCCCTCCTCGACTGGTACTGAGGGAAACGGAAGGGCGGCAGCGAGAACGCCCGCCAGGTAATCTTCGTCCAGGTACCGTTCAAACCGGCGCACGAGGTCGAGTTCGTGGCCTGCGGTGTCGGCGGGGTACCGACAAAAAAAGTCGAGGGAGCGAGCGGGGGCTGCGAGAAGCGCCCGAAGCAGAGCGACCTCGCTTTCGGCGGGCGGGCGCACCGCCGTGTACGCTTCCCACGCTTCGCGCGACCGGACAAGCCAGATCTCACCACCCCGACGAAAACGGAAGACAGGGCCGCCTGCGGTGACGGCCGCTTCGATCCCCCCGCGGAAGAAGGCCGCCAAATCGACGGCGGCCGGTGCAAACGCCACGGAACTCCAAAAGCCGAGGACGCGCCCCGCGGAATCGAAAGCGTCGGCCACGGGGCTTCCGTGGACGAGGACGAGAGGGTAAGTCTCGCCAGGCGCGACACCGTCCAAAGAGGTCCGCGCAACCTCTACGGCCGCACGCAAAAAGGCAAGGTTAGCGAAAAACAACGCCTCGACGGGGGAAGGATAGGGCGCCGAGGCGATTTCCCGTTCCCGACGGGCCATGCACTCCGCCCGTTCGGCTAAAGCCCGGCGTTCACCTTCGAGGAACGCAGCGACGGCGGAAGGAGACGCGGAGAGCGCGGTAAGTCGGTGAAGGTGGGCGAGGGTCTGCGCGGCGCGAACGCGCCACTCTGAAGCCTCTTCCGAATCGTCCCAACGGGAAGGGTACGGCGAGGGCGCTTTCGCCGGAGTCTCGTAGACGCGGCACACGGCGTATGCCGTACCGCGGACGTGTACCGTGTACGTGCCGAAGAGGTTGGGGAGCGGTTCCCACGTGGAAAGCCCCCGGCCGTGCACGTACTTGAGCGCGCGAAAGCCGGCCTCCGCCTGCATGCCCGAAGGCGCGGAAATGAGCGCGTACGTCCCCCCGCCCACGCGGAAGAAAAAGACCCCCCGTTCGTGCGGGCCGTCTTCGGGCACGACGCCGCGCATTCCCCAGTACGTCCCGAGAAGGGCCGCGGCAAACCGCGCGTCGCGTGTGACCTCCGTTTCCTTGGACCCCATCGGCCTTCACCGCCGCTCCTCGCCTTCGCGCCGCGCCGAATGGGACCCTCCGGGCGAAGAACCTTCCGCCTGCGAAGTTTCGCCTTTCCCGCCTGCGGACGTTTTTCGCCCGAGGTAGACGAAGCGGAGGGCGGAATCCTCCTTCGCCCGCTCCCGTCCCCGCGAGCGGGCGATCTGCGAAGGGAGAAAATTCCCTTTGCCGATGCGGGGCGACCCGAAAGAAGCGGTAGGGTCGACGGAGGAAGGGAATTCGTTCGTCCGGAGCTCCCCTTCGGTCGGCGGAAGGTTCTCGGGAATCTCTCGCCGCGCCTGAGCCGCGCCCCAACCGGGGAGGACGCTTCGGCCTTTCCTCGGGGAAGTTCGTCCCCGCTCCTGCCCGCGGACGGTCGCGCTTTTTCCGCCCTCCTCGCCCGTGTCTCGTGACGGTCGTCCCCGTTCCGCCTCCGCCGTAGGGGGCGCTTCTTCTACGGGAACGCCCGAAGCGCCCGCTTCGTCGCGCGCGTTCGCTCCTTCCGCCGCCTCTTTGGCCTCCTCCGTCGTTTCCCGCGTTTCCTCCGAAGGAAAGGCATCGGGTGGGGCTCCTTCTCCGGAGGGAAAGAGGAGGGCCTCCTGCGGCGACGGGGGAGACGGAGTCTCCGACGGGGAAGGAGGTTCGGAGACGGACTCAGAAAAGGCATCCGCCGACGGAGTCTCGTGCGGCCGGGCAAAGGGTTCCGGTTCGGGAGGGGGCTCCGACGAGGGAGATGGAACGTCCTCGGGAGAATACGCGAGGGCCGCAAGGGCGGGATCGTCTCCAAGGAGTTCGGGATCCTTCTCCTTTGCCTCCTGCGAATCGTCCGCAAAGGGCCAAAAACCCGTCGTTTCAAAGGAATACCCCGTGTCGACGACGGGGACGACCTCTCCTTCGGGCGAGGAGGCGATGCCCCCCAACTCCAAAACCGTGCTCAAGAGGAGCCTCTCGCGGCCGAGAAGCTCTACCTCGAGCGAGCGGATTTCGAGGAGAAGCCCCTCCCCGGTCACGCGCTCGCGGGGCACGGAAATGTCGAGCGGGATGCGGTACACGAGATGGCGCGTCGAAGGAGGCGATTCTCCCGTGCCGGATCCCGCCCCGCAAGGCCCGCCCGCATCCTCGGGATCCCGGGACGAAGTGCGGTACTCTGCGGTGAAGCGAAGGGACCCAACGATCCGCACGTGCCGCTCGTCTTCTTCGATGCGTACGTCCGGAACGAGTTCGGCACCCAAGATCTGCGCTTCGCTTTCCAGGGGTTCGTCCAAGGCGATGCGCTCTACGAGTTCAAAGGAAAGTCGTCCGCGATCGGGCATCCGCTCCCCGATCTGCCGCCGCCCGGATCCCCGGTCGGCTTCGCAAACCGGGCGCTCACCTCCCACACCATACCTCTATGCGGGAGGACGACCGGTATGCGGAATTTCGGGCTCGGGCGGGATCTTGGGCAGGATGTCCTCCAAGGTCACGCGGCGAACGGGGCGCCACGTCGCGGGATCTTCGGGCCGAAAGCGTTCGAGGTAGGCGATCACTTCGTTCGTGATCGCCGTAGGCGTTGACGCACCGGACGTCACGGCGACACGCCGCGCGCCAAAGAGCCACCGCGGATCGATCTCCTCTACGTCGGAGACGCGGTACGCCTTGACGCCGGCGATTTGCTCGCTCACCTGGGCGAGGCGGGCCGTATTGTTGCTTCGAGGATCGCCGACGACGATTGTGAGGTCGGCGCCGCGCGCCTGCTTCGCCACGGCGACCTGACGCACCTGCGTGGCGAGGCAGATCTCGTCGTGCACCTCGGCGTGGGGAAAGCGCTCGCGGGCATATGCCACGATGTCCGCCACGTCCCACTGGCTCATCGTCGTCTGGTTCGTGATCGCAATCGGCCGATCGCCAAAATCGGGGAGTCGGTCGACGTCCTCCACGGTCTCCACGAGGTAGACGTGCTCAGGAGCCACCCCCATGGCCCCCTCCGGTTCGGGGTGCCCTGCGCGGCCGATGTAGAGGATCGCGTACCCTCGCCGCGCCTTCTCCGCAATGAGTTCGTGGGTGCGGAGGACGTCCGGGCAGGTCGCGTCGACCACCGTAAGCCCCTTCTCCGCGGCGCGCCGCCGCACGGCCGGAGAAACGCCGTGGGCCGTAAAGATCACCGTTCCCGTCGCGATCTTTTCTAAGAGCGAAAGGCGGTCCGCACCGTCGAGGGTTTCCACGCCTAAGCAGGCAAAGGCCTCGACGACGTAGCGGTTGTGGACGAGCATTCCCAAGATGTACAGTGGGCGAGGCAAGGACGGATCGCGCGCGGCGCGAATCGCCTTGACCATTGCGGCGACGACGCCGTGGCAGTACCCCCGAGGCGAAATGCGGACGACTTCCACCGGTACTCCCCCCTCGCCAAGCTCCGTTCACCGCAAAACAAACTTCCCACCGGGAGGCCGCATCTTTAGCTGCTGGCACTCCCGTCGGCTTCGCGTTTGCGTTGCGCGAGCGCGCGCGGTAAGGCGCGCTCCAGCGCTTCTCGCGTGCGCTCGACGTCGTCCTCCGTGTGGGCGAGGGAGAGGAAGTGCGCCTCGAACGCGGAGGCGGGGAGGTAGATCCCCTCGGCCAGCATTTCGCGAAAGAGGTGGCGGAAGAGCGCGAGGTCTTGACGGCGGGCGTCTTCGAAGTTGCGCACGGGGCATTCCGCGAGGAAAGGCGTGAGCATCGAGCCGACTCGCTGCACGCAGATGGGAACGCCGTGGCGGGCGAAGACTTCGCGGTAGGCCTCGGCGAGGCGGGCGGAGAGACGGTCGAGGTAGGCGTAAGCCTCTGCGTCGAGGAGTTCAAGCGTCGCCCGCCCCGCGGCCATCGCCAGGGGATTCCCCGAAAGCGTCCCCGCCTGGTAGACGGGCCCCGCCGGGGCGACGAGCTCGAGGAGTTCCCGCCGGCCCCCATAGGCGCCCACGGGGAGGCCGCCGCCGATCACCTTGCCCATCGTCGTGAGGTCCGGCTCCACGCCGTAGAGCCCCTGTGCCGAGGCGGCGTGGACGCGAAAACCCGTCATCACCTCGTCAAAGATGAGGAGCGCTCCCGCCTCGCGCGTGAGCCGCCGAAGCCCTTCGAGGAAGCCGGGCACCGGCGGAACGACGCCCATGTTGCCGGCGACCGGCTCTACGATCACCGCGGCGATCTCTTCCCCAAAGCGGCGGAAGAGCTCTTCGACCGCGGCGAGGTCGTTGAAGGGGGCCGTGAGGGTGAGCCCCGCCGTTTCCCCCGGCACGCCCGGACTGTCGGGAAGGGAGAGGGTCGCCACACCTGAGCCGGCCTGGACGAGGAACGGGTCGGCGTGTCCGTGGTAGCAGCCCACGAACTTCACGATTCGCCTGCGTCCCGTCGCGGCCCGGGCCAGGCGTACGGCGCTCATCGTCGCCTCCGTTCCGGAGTTCACCATGCGGACCATCTCCACCGAGGGAACGCGCCGAACGATCTCTTCCGCGAGGAGTACCTCTTCTT
This is a stretch of genomic DNA from Brockia lithotrophica. It encodes these proteins:
- a CDS encoding peptide ABC transporter substrate-binding protein; protein product: MNERFYAENREKYASEASSLLYNGPFVISEWVHGSHVVLTKNPNYWDRDSVNLERVTLNVLKDVNTAVHLYEVGQIDRVVLSGDLAPKYRQRDDYHAFVEYFTYFLMFNFEKPPFQNAKVRKALAYAVDRKSYVETVLQNGSPAAYGLVPEGEPAWAGADTTFRDWSKKMFGGPLFQDVGGNPSLKEEAKKLLEEGLRESGIPLEKFRFTLLHDDNETARKAAEFLKASWKQNLGVEVELKQVTFKDRLARMRRGDFEVAYTRWGADYNDPETWLGLFETGGAFNWGKYANPAYDHALALARSAGTDYAKRTDAYAEAEKILIRDDMGIAPLDHRAVAYLQKPYVQGLFMRATGASIELKWAKVAR
- a CDS encoding ABC transporter substrate-binding protein yields the protein MRKWVVLFAAFALFLAGCGRTPGSNAGSADASAPKGQVLRLPLMDEPPELDAQKTTDAVSIDILNAVQEGLVRIGPDGKPHPGMAERWEVSPDGTVYTFHLRKDAKWSNGDPVTAQDFLAGWKRVLAPETASEYSFLLTDYIAGAKAYADYQRYQMLVKEQASDPAGYQKAYGDKTPAEVVYGEKLETVPEVTFDAVGAKAKDEHTLEIHASQTHTLHL
- a CDS encoding peptide ABC transporter substrate-binding protein is translated as MHGRAVWRGAAFFLALLFAAAAVLGGCGGKAQAPASEGQVLRLMIGDEPPDMVAQTTTDTISIMLLSAVQEGLVRLGPDGKPVPGMAEKWEVSSDGKTYTFHLRKDAKWSNGDPVTAKDFLAGWKLVLDPHMAAEYANLITDYVVGAEDYYNYQRYLMFKEQAEKSPDEYQKAHGDKTPAEVVYGKKMDAVPEVTFDAVALKAKDDYTIEITLKEPIPYFFDLLAFPTYFPLNEKFYTANKEKYGSDPQYLLYNGPFVLSEWAHGSKVVLTKNPNYWDKDTVKLDKITFDVVKDVNTAVNLYLTGKVDRTGLASEQVPKYKDRPDYHTFVQYVTFYLQFNTQKKPFDNAKVRKALAYAIDRKAFIQTVLQTDSVPAYGLVPETEPAWAGADTTFRDWSKKMFGGPLFQDVGGNPALKAEAKKLLEEGLRESGIDPAKFTFEYLTDDSDVARKSAEFFKSMWKENLGIDVEIKTVVFKERLNRMKTGDFTVVLAGWGADYDDPETWFGLFEKGNPFNYGKYSNPAYDEALKKARTAGTDLTKRTNAYAEAEKILIQDDMGIAPVYYRVISYLQQPYVKNLIQRASGPDLEFKWAYIDTSAKK
- a CDS encoding 4-hydroxy-3-methylbut-2-enyl diphosphate reductase: MEVVRISPRGYCHGVVAAMVKAIRAARDPSLPRPLYILGMLVHNRYVVEAFACLGVETLDGADRLSLLEKIATGTVIFTAHGVSPAVRRRAAEKGLTVVDATCPDVLRTHELIAEKARRGYAILYIGRAGHPEPEGAMGVAPEHVYLVETVEDVDRLPDFGDRPIAITNQTTMSQWDVADIVAYARERFPHAEVHDEICLATQVRQVAVAKQARGADLTIVVGDPRSNNTARLAQVSEQIAGVKAYRVSDVEEIDPRWLFGARRVAVTSGASTPTAITNEVIAYLERFRPEDPATWRPVRRVTLEDILPKIPPEPEIPHTGRPPA
- the hemL gene encoding glutamate-1-semialdehyde 2,1-aminomutase; this encodes MSEKVARSEELFRHAVELMPGGVNSPVRAFRAVGLTPRFIARGEGAYLYDVDGNRYLDYVLSWGPLIAGHAHPHVVRAVREVLERGTSFGAPTEEEVLLAEEIVRRVPSVEMVRMVNSGTEATMSAVRLARAATGRRRIVKFVGCYHGHADPFLVQAGSGVATLSLPDSPGVPGETAGLTLTAPFNDLAAVEELFRRFGEEIAAVIVEPVAGNMGVVPPVPGFLEGLRRLTREAGALLIFDEVMTGFRVHAASAQGLYGVEPDLTTMGKVIGGGLPVGAYGGRRELLELVAPAGPVYQAGTLSGNPLAMAAGRATLELLDAEAYAYLDRLSARLAEAYREVFARHGVPICVQRVGSMLTPFLAECPVRNFEDARRQDLALFRHLFREMLAEGIYLPASAFEAHFLSLAHTEDDVERTREALERALPRALAQRKREADGSASS